The Lysobacter gummosus sequence CGGGCCGAAATCCGGGCCCAGCGTGCGGGCATGATCGAAGAAGCTGGGCAGGTCGCGAGTGATCATCGGCTTCGGCTCATGCGCAGGGGCGACAGGCGCCGGCCGTGGCGGCTCTGGCGATCGCGGTGGGACGGCGGGGGCGCGGCAACGGTGGTGAGACAACGATCGCAATCCGGGCTCGCGCCCGCCGTCAGGCCTGCGGGCGCGGCCTCAGGCCGCATCGCGCGTGGCGAAGGATTCGGTCACCGCCAGCGCCTGCTCGATCAGCGACCAGTCCGCGCCGGGCTTGTGCGCGCCTTCGCTGAGCACCTGCCGGAACGCGCGGCCGCCGCGCTCGCCGTGGAACAGGCCGAGCATGTGCCGGGTCATGTGCTTGAGGAACACGCCGCGTTCGAGCTGGCTTTCCACATAGGGCCGCAGCGAACGCAGCAACTCGGCGCGGCTGCGCAACTCGCCGCCGAACCAGGCGGTGTCGAGCCGGTGCAGCACGTAGGGCTCGTGATACGCGGCGCGGCCGAGCATCGCGCCGTCGGCGTGATCCAGGTGCGAGGCGGCCTCTTCCGGCGTGGCGATGCCGCCGTTGACGATCACCTGCAAATGCGGGCGTTCGCGCTTGAGCCGGTAGGCCCAGTCGTAGCGCAGCGGCGGCACTTCGCGGTTTTCCTTCGGCGACAGGCCCTTGAGCCAGGCATTGCGCGCATGCACGACGAACATGCCGCAGCCGGCCGCGGCGACCTCGTCGATGAAGGCGAGGAAGCCTTCGAAGCGGTGATCGTCGTCCACGCCGAGCCGGCACTTCACCGTCACCGGCACGTCGCAGGCCGCGACCATCGCCGCGACCGACGCGGCCACCAGCGCCGGCTCGCGCATCAGGCAGGCGCCGAAGCGCCCGGCCTGGAC is a genomic window containing:
- the dusA gene encoding tRNA dihydrouridine(20/20a) synthase DusA; the protein is MTAPDPSIPQPPRQAVFERLSVAPMMDWTDSHCRVFHRVLAPHARLYTEMVHANAVIHGDRARLLAMDPVEHPVALQLGGSEPALLAQAARIGAERGFDEINLNCGCPSDRVQAGRFGACLMREPALVAASVAAMVAACDVPVTVKCRLGVDDDHRFEGFLAFIDEVAAAGCGMFVVHARNAWLKGLSPKENREVPPLRYDWAYRLKRERPHLQVIVNGGIATPEEAASHLDHADGAMLGRAAYHEPYVLHRLDTAWFGGELRSRAELLRSLRPYVESQLERGVFLKHMTRHMLGLFHGERGGRAFRQVLSEGAHKPGADWSLIEQALAVTESFATRDAA